From the Deltaproteobacteria bacterium genome, one window contains:
- a CDS encoding response regulator has translation MKQENQSLRILLVEDDEDDYVIIRHILSKIEGQTFQLDWVTSCQEAIEKAVLNQHDICLVDYLLGVGNGIQLTRDFLRHGFRAPVILLTGRGSHDVDMQAMKEGAADYLEKIELSPTLLERTIRYAIERSKTLAALRESEQQLRILSSKLLETQENERRVIAQELHDSIGASLTAIRYGLEEKLHRMGKDTSPSGGISLEQIITIVRDTTEEVHRISSNLRPSVLDDMGLLAAIGSVCRELQEIYTGIRIETRIDAREDDVRESLGIVIYRILQEALNNAFKHSGADTVFVSLKKAERLLELAIRDNGRGFDPERRLKPGGRMEGMGLIGMKERTELSNGTFEIHSEKGRGTIIRAAWPD, from the coding sequence ATGAAGCAGGAAAACCAGTCGCTCAGGATACTGCTCGTGGAAGACGACGAGGATGATTATGTGATCATCCGGCACATTTTATCAAAGATTGAAGGACAGACCTTTCAACTGGACTGGGTGACCAGCTGCCAGGAGGCCATAGAGAAAGCCGTCTTGAATCAGCATGATATATGCCTGGTGGACTATCTGCTGGGCGTGGGAAACGGAATCCAACTCACCCGGGATTTCCTGCGGCACGGGTTCCGGGCCCCCGTTATTCTTCTCACGGGCCGGGGGAGCCATGACGTGGACATGCAGGCGATGAAGGAAGGCGCGGCAGACTACCTGGAAAAGATTGAACTCAGCCCTACGCTTCTGGAACGCACCATCCGGTATGCTATTGAGCGCTCCAAGACACTGGCGGCATTGCGGGAATCGGAACAACAGTTGCGTATTCTATCGTCTAAGTTACTGGAAACGCAGGAAAATGAGAGAAGGGTCATCGCCCAGGAACTCCACGACAGCATCGGTGCGAGTCTGACCGCCATACGTTACGGCCTCGAGGAAAAACTCCATCGCATGGGTAAAGACACCTCCCCCTCCGGGGGGATATCCCTGGAACAGATCATCACCATTGTGCGGGATACCACCGAGGAGGTCCACAGGATTTCCTCAAATCTGCGACCTTCAGTGCTGGATGATATGGGGCTCCTTGCAGCGATCGGTTCTGTTTGCCGGGAACTTCAAGAGATCTACACAGGGATCCGGATAGAGACCCGGATCGACGCCCGGGAAGATGACGTCCGGGAGTCCTTGGGCATTGTCATCTATCGGATCCTGCAGGAGGCCCTGAACAATGCATTTAAACACAGCGGCGCAGATACCGTCTTTGTGAGTTTGAAAAAAGCAGAGCGTTTGCTGGAGCTGGCCATACGGGATAACGGCCGGGGGTTTGATCCGGAACGGCGGTTGAAGCCGGGAGGCCGGATGGAAGGGATGGGGCTCATCGGCATGAAGGAACGGACGGAGTTGTCCAACGGGACGTTTGAAATACACTCGGAAAAGGGACGGGGAACCATCATTCGGGCCGCCTGGCCGGATTAA